CGGCTAATCGGTGAGGACCATGACGACACGCTGGTCAACCGCATCTGCGAAATGGCGCTCACCGACCGGGTCCGCAACGCCCATGACCGACAGCGGCTGCCGCTGCGCGCACGTCTCGGCGTTCAGAACGCCAAGGTGCTGTCGATCATCGAACTGATGGAAGCCAATCTCTCCGAACCGCTTTCGCTGATCGAGATCGCCGACGACGCCGGCTTGTCACGGCGCCAGATCGAGCGACTGTTTCGCCAGGAGATGGGCCGTTCACCCGCGCGCTACTATCTGGAGATCCGTCTTGACCGGGCCCGCCACCTGCTGATCCAGTCGCCAATGCCGGTGGTGGAGGTCGCCGTCGCTTGCGGCTTTGTCTCTGCATCGCATTTTTCCAAATGCTACCGCGAACTCTACGATCGCTCACCGCAGCAGGAACGCGCCGACCGCAAGCAGTATCTGTCGGCGGCGTAAGTAACACGACCTTCTGACTGCTGAATTCGAACGCTTCGCCGAGACTCATATGTCAGGCAAAGCCGGAGCCATCGCCTTGATGGCCTCCGCTCAGGCGACGGCCTTGCCGCCGATATCGGTTTCCGAGAACACGCAATTTCGGCCGGCATGTTTGGCCATGTAGAGAAACTGGTCAGCGGCATTGAGGTAGTTGTCGAACATCTCTTCCGGGGCGATCTCTGCAAGACCGATGGAAATCGTTACACTGAGCTCGCCATCGGCGGTAGTGATCGGCATCTGTTCGATTGAAGACCGGAGCCTTTCGCAGAATTCGCGCGCCTCGGCAAAATTCCGCCCGGAAATCAGGAGGCCGAATTCTTCTCCACCCAAACGGGCCAGCAACTGCTCGTTGCCACACATATCCGCCAATTGCCCGGCGACCGACTTGAGCGCCACATCGCCAATCTCATGGCCATAAGTGTCGTTTAGCCGTTTGAAATGATCGATATCGACAATCGCCAGCGACTGGGCTTGATTGTGTTTGCGCGCCAGAGCGATCCGGCGTGGCCCATAGTCAAAGAAATATCGCCGGTTGTACAAGCCGGTGAGATAGTCCCGCGCAGCCAGTTCGCGCAATTGCCGGACTTGATTGGTGGTCTGGATGTTCTGCGCCACCCGCCATCGGAACTCCTCAATGCCCAGCGGCTGGTGCAGAAAGTCGTTGGCGCCGGCACGGAGAAACCGCGCGGTCAGCGATCGGTCTTCCAGTGAAGACATGCCGATAATCCGCAATTGGTCAAAATCCCGACGCTGGCGGATCTGTTCGACCAGCGTCAATCCGTTCATCTCCGGCATCAGGTAGTTGATGACGGCAAGGTCGAAATCATCGTCCTCTTCCAGCGCCTCGAGCGCAGCTTCGCCGCTGGCAACCGCGGTCACCCGGTAAAGCTGCCGCAGCAATTGCTCGCTGAGCATTTCTCGCATGGTCATGGAATCGTCGACAACCAGGACGTGGGCGCCGCGGTTGGAGAGTATGCGGATGGCCGCCTTGACCAGGTTCTCGATCGCGTCCTTGCCGTCCTTGAGAACGTAATCGGCGACGTGTTTGGTGAGTACTTGCTTACGTTTTAGATCGGAGAATGTTGCCGTAAACACGATTGCCGGAATATTCTTCGATAGCAGCAAATCAAGTGCCTCGCCCGCCGGCGCGCCGGGAAGATTGAGATCAATCAACGCAAGTGCAAATCGTTCCGGTGCTTCCTCCAGCACCGAATGCAGGATCTCAAGCGTGCTGCAACTGGTGACCCTCATCCCGTATTCACCCGCAAGTCGCTGCTTCAGGGCGGCGATATAGGTGCGGGAATCTTCAACCAGCAGGATCTCCAGATCCTCGAAAACACCAAGAGGCGCCGAACGGCTGTTTGGTTTTCTGAAAGGCACTGTCAAAAATCCGGAAAATAAACTTGCAATGGCTCAAATATGCAACGCCGCGTTTTCTAATTCGTTAACAATTTTGGGAGCTTGGTGCCGGAGCGTCGAAATATCTGAGGCACACGGTCGCAGCCTCCACCGGGCTAACGATCGTCAAACACCCATTGCCGTTGCTCCCAAATTTTTTCGCCAATCAGGCAATCATAGGTTTCAATTGGATTATTCGACCGCTGCGGCGCAGACGCCGCTGTGGGAAGCACTGTTGGCTCCTCTCGCGGCACGTTGCCACCAATTTCGAGGATGAGCTTGCGGCGGATCGTTTCGGGAAATTGCTGCCAATCCGTGACCGGCACCAGAAAACTTCCCGGCCCCCCAATGACACATTGGGCATAATAGCGGTCCAGATCGTCAATGTTGAAGCCACGACCTGCTCCACTATCGGTCATCAGCGGCAATCCATTGATGACGACTTGCCTTTCAAGCGCAGCCGCCCGCGCCGCCAGAACCGGTCCGCCCTGATTGTTCGGCCCGTCGCCGGATACATCGATTACCTTGCGCAGGCTTTCAAACGGCGCCGCGTCAAACCGGGCTACCGCATGGGCAAGCGCTCCTGAGATCGAGGTCCGGCGCTGCCCCACCGGTCGCGACCGCGAAATTACGTCCGCCACCCTGTCGGCGTCCTGTCTACTTTTCACCAACGTCCAGTCAAAAACATCCCGGATGGAGGTGTCGCCGGCCCATTCGAACATGGTGATCGCGATCCGGCCATAAGCGCCTTGCGCGATGGCACGCACCACATCGGGATGCTTGAGCGCCGCAGCATAGCCATCGCGTTGAATCGCCAGTTCCTCCGGCGACATCGAGCGCGATACATCGATCGCCAGAACCAGCGCAACATCCACCGGTTCTTGCGCCCGCACTACCGATGTGGCTGGCAACAATCCAGCCATCACCATCAAGCACTTGAGCCATCCAGCCATGACGCATATTAGCATGACGCGAGGCAACGCTGAACCAGATTTCCAGGTGCCCCAAGGCGCTGATGGCAGACAATCCGCGCCCCGCGCGCTGTGTTGTCCGGATCGACAAAATTCTCGCCGTCCGCAGCCGCCCGCTCAGGTGGAGCGAAGCAGCCTTTCGGATGGTATGCCGGGATCAGCTCCGCGGCTTGAGGTTCTCCGGATCGTAAAGCGGCTTGTAGCCGACAGCCGCCACTTCAACCGGATAGGTCTCGCTGAAATACTCGACATTGAGTTCGCGACCTACCTGGCAGTACTCCCAGGGCAGATAGGCGAGCGCGATGTTCTTGCCGATGGTGGGACCATAGGCAACCGAAGTAGTGTAGGAAATACGGCCCAATTCATCGACAAGCGTCTTGCCCGTCTCCGGGTCGATCACCGGCATGGCGCCCACTGGATAGCGGGCGACGCCCTTGGCGTCGACATTGTCGATCATCACCAATGTGCACAACATGGCCGGCTGATGCTCACGCGCCTTGTATTCAAGGTGCTTGGCCTTGCCGCGGAAATCGGCTTCCTTGACCTTGGGACGAGCCAGATCAGCTTCGATCAGGTTATACTGGGTCAGAAGATCGGCGTTCTGCAACCGCAGGCTCTTTTCCATACGGCGCGAGTTTGCATAGGTCTCGACACCGACCGGAGTGACACCGGTTGACCGCAGCGCATCCCAGACAGCGAGCCCGTCCTCGAACTTCATGTGCAATTCCCACCCCTGCTCGCCGACATAGGAGAGCCGGAAGGCTGACACCGTCTTGCCGGCGATCTCTATCGGCTTGATCGCAGCAAAGGCAAAGTTTTCAACATCAAGACCGGCTGGGTCGGCAACGACTTTCTTCAGTGTCTCGCGAGCATTAGGGCCCCAGATGCCGATGGTCGTGTAGGCCTCGGTGACATCGGTGATGGTGACGTCATAACCCTTGTCTTCGGCCATGCGGCGCATGTAGTGGAAATCGCGCGGACCGGCGTCGGCTCCGTTGATCAGGCGACAGCGGTCAGCCATGCGGATAACCGTGAAATCGGCCCGCACCATGCCCTCGTCATCGAGGAAGTGAGTGTAGATGCCCTTGCCGATATTGTTGTCGCCACCGATCTTGGCCGCACACAACCACTCCATCAGCGCAACGTGATCCGGCCCTTCGATGTCGACCATGTGGAAGTGCGACAGGTTGATGATGCCGCAGTCTTCGGACAGTTGCAGATGCTCGGCATTTGAAACACGCCAGAAGTGACGGTTGTCCCACTCGTTTTCACGAACCGGCACCCGGTCGCCGAACTTCTCAAGCAGATGAGCGTTGGACGCATAGCCATGCGCCCGCTCCCAGCCTCCCAGTTCCATGAAATGGCCGCCGAGTTCGACCTCGCGTTCGTGAAAGGGCGAGCGCTTGACGCCACGGCTCTTGGCATAGGGCTCGCGCGGATGGATGGCCGGGAAATAGATCTTCTGCGCCGCCTCATAGCAGCGGTTTTCGATGAATTCCTCGGTCATCTGATGCGGGTAGAAACGTGCGTAATCGATCGAGTTGTGGTCGATCTCGGTGCGGCCATCGGTCATCCAGTCGGCGATCAGCTTGCCGTAGCCGGGTGCGTCCTTGACCCAGATGGCGACGCAATACCATAGCCCGCGCACCTTCTGGCTTTCGCCGCAGGAAGCGCCACCGGCGGCGGACACTTGCAGCAGGCCGTTGAAGGAGTGGCTTTCATTGTAGCCGAGTTCGCCGAGAATAGGCGTCAGCTCCATGGCGCGCTCGAGCGGATCGATGATCTGTTCCATGTCGAGGTCACGTTGCGACGGAGACAGCCGCGCCTCGTTCTTTTCCAGAATGTCGCGGGGATGGCACAGGCGCGGATTGTCGGTCTCGTAGTAACCCCACTCGATCTGCCCCCCTCGGCGGTTTTTGGGTCGCCGGTGTCGCGCATATAGGCCGAATTGCCCTGGTCGCGCATCAGCGGCCAGCCGATATCCTTTCCGGTGCCTTCAAACTCGGTGTACGGCCCGAAAAAGGTCAGTGGATGATCAACCGGCATGACCGGCAGATCCTCGCCGACCATTTCAGCGATCAGGCGTCCCCAGATGCCGGCGCAGACGACGACATGATCGGCCATGATGGTGCCGCGATGGGTGACGACGCCCTTGATGCGGCCACCTTCAACGACCAGCGACTGAGCGGGAGTGTTGGCGAACACGTTCAGCTTGCCGGTCTTCTCGGCTGCATCGACGAGCTTGCCCGCGACGGTCTGAGAGCGCGGGATGACAAGCCCGGCGTCCGGATCCCACAAGGCTCCGGCCACCATCTCTTCTTCAACCAGCGGGAATTTTTCTTTCACCTCGGCGGGACCGATAAAGCTGGCACGGGTGCCAAAGGCCTTTCCGGAGGAAATCTTGCGCTTGATTTCTTCCATCCATGCATCGTCGCCGGCGCGCACGATTTCCAGACCGCCGATGCGGGCGTAGTGGCCCATCTTCTCGAAGAAATCGATCGAGTACTGCGTCGTCCAGACAGACAGATAGTCATGGGACGTGGTGTAGCAAAAGTCGGATGCATGGGCCGTCGAACCGATATCGGTGGGCACGCCGGACTTGTCGATACCGACAATGTCGTCCCAGCCGCGCTCGATGAGATGATGCGCGATGGAGGCGCCAACAATGCCGCCCACGCCAATGATGACTACTTTCGCCTTCTCCGGAAACCCTGCCATTGTCTTCTACCCTGATTGCGCTTGAAGCAGAATTTATGATCTGTCGCCACAAAACCAGAGCCTGTCTACGACATTATCTCCATGCTGCACGACCAGTGGCGCGGGAGCCAGAGTCCGCGAGGCAGGTTTTGCAATCCCGCAACATCCGCAGGGCCTGTCAGGACGGATTGTCGAGCGCCTCGGCCAGCTGTCCGATCTGGTTTTCAGAAAACACGGTAATACCGTTTTGCGAAAGCAGCGCGGCGACCACCCCGGCGCCTTCACGCGCGACCCCGTCAAAATGTCCGCTATAGACAAACGAGGTGCCACAAGACGGACTTCCATCGGTCAGAAGGGCAAACCGGCACCCTTGCGAGAGTGCGGTCTCCAGCGCGATCTCCGCCCCCAGCCGGAACGGGCTTGTCACATCGGCACCAGTTTGGTCGAAAATCCGGGCCTTGTCGACAAGCACGTCATCAGCCATCAGGCCGGGTTCGATTTCCGCCGGCGGACGAGGTGTTGGAAAACCGGCGGCGACTTCCGGACAAAGCTGTACGATGCGGCCCTGTTCGCGCCAGAGCGCCATCAGGGGGTGGTCGACCAGCCGGTCGGATCCATTGTAACGCACCGGGCTACCCAGCAGGCACGCAGAAACGAGTATCTTTTCCATCGCAGATAAATGACTGCAGAAGTCAGGCCATGCAATTGAAAACGCAGCGGGCCGGTCAATCCCGAGGATGACCGGCCCGCAATTTTCTCGATCCAATCGATTACTTGATCACAGCGCCGCCGTTGATGATTTCAACATTTTCCGAACCCGACAGGGTTTCGCGGTCGCCTGACGGCATGGTGACAAAGCAGCCGGCCGGGCAGAAATTGACGGTCGCGCCGGCTTCAACCACCATGTCAGACTGGTTGCTGCCTTCGGTCACGGTCAAAACATGGGAATTGCTGTCCTTGTTGGTGATCGTGGCAGCTGCCGCGCCGCCAATCATCGCCAGGCTCAGGCCCACGACAAGAATTGCTGTTTTCATCGGTCTCCGGCGGTTTTGCCGCCGCTCCTGGTTAAAACGTACTGGACGACATGTGCGCCCGTGTTGAACTGAGTACTAGCATTGCGAAACTGAATGCAATCTGAACGCGGGCGGCCTACCGGTCGCCCTCGCCGGAATCCTCTTCCATCGAATCCTGCCCCGCCTTGAGCGCCGCCCGGCGTTTGCGCAGCGTGTGCGCACTTGGCTTGGACACCGAAGCCTTGTTCTTGGCCGATGGATCATCCGTTGCTGCGTCACCATCCGAAAGGTCGGCCACCAGCGTCGTCAGCGTTTCGCCGCCCTCGCCCAGTTTTATGTTGAGATCGCGTTGCGGGAACGGGATTTCAATGTTCTCCGCCTTCAGCCGTTCGAAAATGCGCAGCCGCAACTCGGTGCGGACAGACAACCCATCAAGCACATCTGCGACATGCGCCTTGAGTTCGAAATCCAGCGACGAGTCGCCAAAATTGACGAAATGCACCGATGGCTCGGGATTGTTGAGCACCAACTCGTGCCCGCGTGCAATTTCAGACAGAATCTCGATCACCCGACGCGGATCGGCGTCATAGCTCACCCCCACCGGCACATCGACGCGACCCAGCTTGTTTCGGTGGGTCCAGTTGCCCACCGGCGCATTGATCAGTTCCGAATTCGGCACGATGATCGACTGCCGGCTGAAGGTCTCGATCTCGGTGGCACGGACCGATATTTTCTTGACAAATCCTTCTGTCGATCCGGTTACCACCCAGTCTCCGACCTTGAACGGCCGCTCGGCCAGCAGGATCAGCCCGGAGACAAAATTGCTGACGATATTCTGTAACCCGAAACCAATTCCGAGCGACAGCGCACCGGCAACCAGCGCAAGGCTAGACAGATCGATCCCCGCCACCGATATGCCGATCAGCGCGGCCACCGCAACGCCGAGATAGCCGATCCCGGTCTTGATAGAGTTGCGCACCCCGGTGTCCATCCGCCCGCGCGCCATCACGCTGCCATCGAGCCAGCGTTGGAACCAGCGCGTGGCTATCAGCCCAAGCACGAACATGACGACACCGAACAGAATGCCGACCAGCGAAATCGTGATGCCGCCGATGCGGATGTCGGTCATCAGCCGGTAGAACCAGATTTCAATGTCCTGGATCTGGAACCCCCACTGCAGAAGGATCAGCGGAACCCCCATCAGCAGCACCAGCAGGTTGATCAGCAAGCCGGCGCCCAGCCCGCATTGATCCAGTGCCATCAGGCTGAGTTTATACCGCGCCTGCAGCCAGCGCCCCACCGTGGTATTGGCAAACGAACCGGCTTCTGAAACCGCCTGACCGGACAGATAGCCGATATACATGGTCGTCAGTATTCCGCCGGTCACGACGATCTGCGTCGCGGCAAAGCGCGCCAGGCCGACATAGCCCAGCAGCGCTGTCACCATCAGCCCGATGCCAGCAACCAGCAGCGTTCTCGAAATAATTCGAGGCCAGGGCTGGCCCGGCTCGGATGGATCGCCGGAGGTCTTGGGCACCATCGGCTTGACCAGCGCCATGGCAATGAGCACCAACGCCATCATGAACACGGAGATGAAGCCTTTCATCACCGTCAGCACCACTGGTGAACCCAATGAATTGCTCATCACGTCTTCGACATAATCAAGCCCATTGATGACCGCCATGGCCACAACCAGCGGGAAAAGCACCCGCGCGCCGCCATTCGATACGTTGACCAACCGCCAGGCCGGCATTTTCGGCGCCAGAATGGCCCGCGCCAGCTTGCTGATGAAATAGACCCCGAGCATCATCGCAATCAGGCTCTGGATCACCGGCGTCACGTCGGCGCGCAGAATCGCAAAACTATTCATCAGCGCAAACACCAGCGCCGCCAGCAGCGTCATCGCCATGGTGGGAATGATGATGGACCAGAACGCCACAGATAATCGGCTGGTATAGGGCGGGTCCTCGTTGTCGGCATCGCGGATGATCAGCCCGCCGAACAGCCGATAAGCGCCGGCGATCAGCACCAGCGCGGCCAGAAGCGAGAAGAATATACTTCCCAGCAGGGCCTGGCGTTTGAACTTCCAGACGAACGTCGCCCACGACCCGTAGGTGCGGGACAATTGGCTCCATTCATTGCCAGTCGCGCTGAAGGCATCGGCAATCAGGGTGGGGGTGATTTCTGTGCGCTTGAACAGGGTATTGGCAAACAGGTCACGGCGCGCACCGGCAATCTGATCGCCGATTTCGTTGGCCTGCAACGACACAGTCTCGGCCCGTCCGGTCAGCGCGTTGATTTCCGCCCGCTCTTCAGCCAGCCGCGCCCGTTCCGCGACAATCACCTCGGGTTCTGCCGGTTCGCCCTCTGCCGGCGCCGCGCCAAGTTGGTCGATGCGTGCCTTTATCTCTGTAATACGCGGCCGCAGACTTACACCGATTTCCAGCATCGACCGCGCCAAAGCTTCGGCGGTGACCTTGAGATCTACCAACTGGCTGTCGTCGGTGGCACTTTCCTCAAGCTGAGCCTTGAGCTTGGCCACTTGTTTTTCAGAGGCGGCCAGTTTCTCCTGGGCGGCCACAACTGCTGCCGAGGCCTGGACCTCAGGAGCCGCTGAGACCGGGTTCGAGATTGTCACCGGGGCGGATTCCGAACTGGACGTCTGGGCACGCACGCCACCAGCCGCCATCAGCAATGCGGCCAGCATGAACACGATCAACCGGTTAAGACGCATGAAAATCCCGTTCCGCCAAGTTCTCTCGGTTCATCCTTAGCAGGGTCCGGGTACATCTCAAACGGCTGCAGCGTGCACGCGGCCCGGGCAACTTCGCAGACCGGCGTTCCGCGTTGTTTGGCCGCTTGCTCAGAATCCGGCGCCAGGCTGGGCCAGATAGGCCTCTTCTTCAAACGTTGAGGTTCGCCCCAGGATGGCGTTGCGGTGCGGAAACCGTCCGAATTGCTCAATGACTGCCCTGTGCTTAAGGGCATAGTCGAGATAGGTTTCGTTGCCCAAGGCCTCGCACAGCGACACGCAGCGATTTTGTTCGTCGATCGATTCCGAATGCTCGAACGGCATGTAAAAGAAAATACGCTTCCGCTCGCTGACCTCGGCATCCGCGTCGACGGCCAGGGCCGCCTTCGCTTCCTTCAGCGCCAGACTATCGGTGGCAAACGACAGCGGCGATCCACGGTAGATGTTGCGTGGAAACTGGTCGAACACGATCACCAGCGCCAACCGGGCTTCCGGCGACGCCCGCCACTCGGCCGGCACATCGCGTGACAGGGCAA
This DNA window, taken from Hoeflea algicola, encodes the following:
- a CDS encoding GGDEF domain-containing response regulator, with translation MPFRKPNSRSAPLGVFEDLEILLVEDSRTYIAALKQRLAGEYGMRVTSCSTLEILHSVLEEAPERFALALIDLNLPGAPAGEALDLLLSKNIPAIVFTATFSDLKRKQVLTKHVADYVLKDGKDAIENLVKAAIRILSNRGAHVLVVDDSMTMREMLSEQLLRQLYRVTAVASGEAALEALEEDDDFDLAVINYLMPEMNGLTLVEQIRQRRDFDQLRIIGMSSLEDRSLTARFLRAGANDFLHQPLGIEEFRWRVAQNIQTTNQVRQLRELAARDYLTGLYNRRYFFDYGPRRIALARKHNQAQSLAIVDIDHFKRLNDTYGHEIGDVALKSVAGQLADMCGNEQLLARLGGEEFGLLISGRNFAEAREFCERLRSSIEQMPITTADGELSVTISIGLAEIAPEEMFDNYLNAADQFLYMAKHAGRNCVFSETDIGGKAVA
- a CDS encoding DUF1194 domain-containing protein, with protein sequence MAGWLKCLMVMAGLLPATSVVRAQEPVDVALVLAIDVSRSMSPEELAIQRDGYAAALKHPDVVRAIAQGAYGRIAITMFEWAGDTSIRDVFDWTLVKSRQDADRVADVISRSRPVGQRRTSISGALAHAVARFDAAPFESLRKVIDVSGDGPNNQGGPVLAARAAALERQVVINGLPLMTDSGAGRGFNIDDLDRYYAQCVIGGPGSFLVPVTDWQQFPETIRRKLILEIGGNVPREEPTVLPTAASAPQRSNNPIETYDCLIGEKIWEQRQWVFDDR
- a CDS encoding DUF523 domain-containing protein, whose translation is MEKILVSACLLGSPVRYNGSDRLVDHPLMALWREQGRIVQLCPEVAAGFPTPRPPAEIEPGLMADDVLVDKARIFDQTGADVTSPFRLGAEIALETALSQGCRFALLTDGSPSCGTSFVYSGHFDGVAREGAGVVAALLSQNGITVFSENQIGQLAEALDNPS
- a CDS encoding mechanosensitive ion channel family protein, producing the protein MRLNRLIVFMLAALLMAAGGVRAQTSSSESAPVTISNPVSAAPEVQASAAVVAAQEKLAASEKQVAKLKAQLEESATDDSQLVDLKVTAEALARSMLEIGVSLRPRITEIKARIDQLGAAPAEGEPAEPEVIVAERARLAEERAEINALTGRAETVSLQANEIGDQIAGARRDLFANTLFKRTEITPTLIADAFSATGNEWSQLSRTYGSWATFVWKFKRQALLGSIFFSLLAALVLIAGAYRLFGGLIIRDADNEDPPYTSRLSVAFWSIIIPTMAMTLLAALVFALMNSFAILRADVTPVIQSLIAMMLGVYFISKLARAILAPKMPAWRLVNVSNGGARVLFPLVVAMAVINGLDYVEDVMSNSLGSPVVLTVMKGFISVFMMALVLIAMALVKPMVPKTSGDPSEPGQPWPRIISRTLLVAGIGLMVTALLGYVGLARFAATQIVVTGGILTTMYIGYLSGQAVSEAGSFANTTVGRWLQARYKLSLMALDQCGLGAGLLINLLVLLMGVPLILLQWGFQIQDIEIWFYRLMTDIRIGGITISLVGILFGVVMFVLGLIATRWFQRWLDGSVMARGRMDTGVRNSIKTGIGYLGVAVAALIGISVAGIDLSSLALVAGALSLGIGFGLQNIVSNFVSGLILLAERPFKVGDWVVTGSTEGFVKKISVRATEIETFSRQSIIVPNSELINAPVGNWTHRNKLGRVDVPVGVSYDADPRRVIEILSEIARGHELVLNNPEPSVHFVNFGDSSLDFELKAHVADVLDGLSVRTELRLRIFERLKAENIEIPFPQRDLNIKLGEGGETLTTLVADLSDGDAATDDPSAKNKASVSKPSAHTLRKRRAALKAGQDSMEEDSGEGDR
- a CDS encoding DUF924 family protein, with protein sequence MTETPDTVLDFWFSELTPKDWFVKNEDLDRRIAERFGPLHLALSRDVPAEWRASPEARLALVIVFDQFPRNIYRGSPLSFATDSLALKEAKAALAVDADAEVSERKRIFFYMPFEHSESIDEQNRCVSLCEALGNETYLDYALKHRAVIEQFGRFPHRNAILGRTSTFEEEAYLAQPGAGF